The window CGGAGTATCTTCTGCGAATGGTGAGGTAAAAAATGAATATAACCGCACAACAAGATTTATTGAATCAGTGGATTGAAGAAGAAAATCAAGCACACATTAAAGGTTGGGATTTTTCCCATATTAAAGGCAGATATATTGAAGAAGACGACTTGCCTTGGGATTTACGGACGATAATAAAAAAATATTTAAATGCTGATATGAAACTTTTGGATATGGAAACCGGGGGCGGAGAATTTTTACTTTCGCTCGGTCATCCGGTGAATAAAACTGCTGCAATCGAAGGTTACAAGCCTAATGTTGCATATTGCAAAGAAGTGCTGTTGCCGCTTGGAATAGATTTTAAAGAAGCAAACGGAGAAGATGAATTACCATTCAATATGCATTCGTTCAATATTGTAACTAACAGGCACGGCTCTTATAATGTAAAAGAATTAAAAAGAGTTTTGAAAAAAAATGGATTTTTTATTACCCAGCAGGTAGGTGCCGAAAATGATAGAGAATTGGTAAAACTTCTGCAGCCTGAAATTACAAATCCGCCCTATCCCGAACAATGTCTTGAAATTAAAAAACAGGAACTTATTGAAAGCGGATTTGAAATATTGGAAAGCGGCGA is drawn from Treponema pedis and contains these coding sequences:
- a CDS encoding class I SAM-dependent methyltransferase codes for the protein MNITAQQDLLNQWIEEENQAHIKGWDFSHIKGRYIEEDDLPWDLRTIIKKYLNADMKLLDMETGGGEFLLSLGHPVNKTAAIEGYKPNVAYCKEVLLPLGIDFKEANGEDELPFNMHSFNIVTNRHGSYNVKELKRVLKKNGFFITQQVGAENDRELVKLLQPEITNPPYPEQCLEIKKQELIESGFEILESGEVFRPIRFYDVGALVWFAKIIEWEFPHFSVKTHLQNLYNAQNILETDGVIAGRIHRFYIVSRIK